One Agelaius phoeniceus isolate bAgePho1 chromosome 6, bAgePho1.hap1, whole genome shotgun sequence DNA window includes the following coding sequences:
- the LOC143694267 gene encoding SWI/SNF-related matrix-associated actin-dependent regulator of chromatin subfamily A member 5-like, translated as MTRVLDILEDYCMWRNYEYCRLDGQTPHNERQASINAFNDPDSSKFVFMLSTRAGGLGINLATADVVILFDSDWNPQVDLQAMDRAHRIGQTKTVRVFRFITDNTVEERIVERAEMKLRLDSIVIQQGKLVDQNLNKLGKDEMLQMIRHGATHVFASKDSEITDEDIDHILERGAKKVRRFEKGKLTCRFECDGKIVSLWMITWFQAGEKRGFCCRGFLCYSIVSVFSDVVNKMFYSQVPSRMAPLLSGNGMF; from the exons ATGACAAGAGTTCTAGATATTTTGGAAGATTACTGTATGTGGAGAAATTACGAATATTGCAGACTGGATGGACAAACTCCTCACAATGAGCGACAG GCTTCCATTAATGCATTCAATGATCCTGACAGCTCAAAATTTGTGTTCATGTTGAGTACACGAGCAGGAGGTCTTGGAATCAATCTGGCTACTGCTGATGTTGTAATTCTCTTTGATtcagactggaatccacaagtAGATCTCCAGGCTATG GATCGAGCGCACAGAATTGGGCAGACCAAGACTGTCCGTGTGTTCAGGTTTATTACAGACAATACCGTGGAGGAAAGGATAGTGGAGCGTGCAGAAATGAAACTGCGCCTGGATTCCATAGTCATCCAGCAAGGCAA ATTGGTGGATCAAAACCTGAATAAACTTGGAAAGGATGAAATGCTGCAAATGATCAGACATGGAGCAACACACGTGTTTGCTTCAAAGGATAGTGAGATTACAGATGAAGATATTGATCACATTTTGGAAAGAGGGGCAAAGAAGGTGAGAAGGTTTGAAAAGGGGAAGCTCACCTGTAGATTTGAATGTGATGGCAAGATAGTGAGTCTCTGGATGATAACTTGGTTCCAAGCTGGAGAGAAAAGGGGTTTTTGCTGTAGAGGGTTTTTGTGTTACTCAATCGTGTCTGTTTTTTCTGATGTTGTCAATAAGATGTTTTATAGTCAAGTACCTTCTAGAATGGCTCCTCTTCTTTCTGGCAATGGGatgttttaa
- the LOC143694268 gene encoding SWI/SNF-related matrix-associated actin-dependent regulator of chromatin subfamily A member 5-like, translating into MGESSLRNFTMDTESSVYNFEGEDYREKQKLAFTEWIEPPKRERKANYAVDAYFREALRVSEPKAPKAPRPPKQPNVQDFQFFPPRLFELLEKEILYDRKTIGYKVPRNPDLPNAAQAQKEEQLKIDEAEPLNDEELEEKEKLLTRVLSVLQ; encoded by the exons ATGGGTGAAAGCTCCCTTAGGAATTTTACTATGGATACTGAATCTAGCGTGTATAATTTTGAAGGGGAAGactacagagaaaaacagaag ttGGCATTTACAGAGTGGATTGAACCCcctaaaagagaaagaaaagccaatTATGCTGTGGATGCTTACTTCAGAGAGGCTCTTCGAGTCAGTGAACCAAAAGCACCCAAG GCTCCACGGCCTCCAAAACAGCCAAATGTACAGGACTTCCAGTTCTTTCCTCCTCGCCTGTTTGAACTGTTGGAAAAAGAGATTCTCTACGACAGGAAAACAATTGGTTACAAG GTACCTCGTAATCCTGATCTCCCAAATGCAGCCCAAGCACAAAAGGAAGAGCAGCTTAAGATTGATGAGGCTGAACCTCTTAATGATGAagaactggaagaaaaagagaaacttcTAACCCGGGTATTGTCGGTTCTTCAGTGA